In a genomic window of Balaenoptera ricei isolate mBalRic1 chromosome 3, mBalRic1.hap2, whole genome shotgun sequence:
- the LOC132363651 gene encoding survival motor neuron protein, which translates to MAMGGGGGGSSSGVPELEDSVLFRRGTGQSDDSDIWDDTALIKAYDKAVASFKHALKNGDISEVSEKPKGTPKRKPAKKNKSQRKNTTTPLKQWKVGDKCAAIWSEDGCVYPATIASIDFKRETCVVIYTGYGNREEQNLSDLLSTTSEVANNIEQNARENENESQISTDESENSSRSPVNKPNSIKSKAAPWNSFLPPPPHMPGSGLGPGKPGLKFSGPPPPPPFPSCWPPPFPSGPPIIPPPPPICPDSLDDADALGSMLISWYMSGYHTGYYMGFKQSQKERRCSHFN; encoded by the exons AGTGATGATTCTGACATTTGGGATGATACAGCATTGATAAAAGCTTATGATAAAGCTGTAGCTTCATTTAAG CACGCTCTAAAGAACGGTGACATTTCCGAAGTTTCAGAAAAACCAAAAGGCACACCTAAAAGAAAACCTGCTaagaagaataaaagccaaagaaaGAATACCACAACTCCCTTGAAGCAG TGGAAAGTTGGTGACAAATGTGCTGCCATTTGGTCAGAAGATGGCTGTGTTTACCCAGCTACCATTGCCTCGATTGACTTTAAGAGAGAAACCTGTGTTGTCATTTACACTGGATATGGAAATAGAGAGGAGCAAAATCTGTCTGATCTACTTTCCACAACCTCTGAAGTAGCTAATAATATAGAACAGAATGCTCGGGAG aatgaaaatgaaagtcaAATTTCAACAGATGAAAGCGAGAACTCCTCCAGGTCTCCTGTAAATAAACCAAATAGCATCAAGTCAAAAGCTGCTCCATGGAACTCttttctccctccaccaccccaTATGCCAGGATCAGGTCTGGGACCAGGAAAG CCAGGTCTAAAATTCAGTGGCCCACCGCCGCCGCCACCCTTCCCGTCATGCTGGCCGCCTCCATTTCCTTCTGGACCACCA ATAATTCCCCCACCACCTCCCATATGTCCAGATTCTCTGGATGATGCTGATGCTTTGGGAAGTATGTTAATCTCTTGGTACATGAGTGGTTATCATACTGGTTACTATATG GGTTTCAAACaaagtcaaaaagaaagaagGTGCTCACATTTCAATTAA